A window of the Bacteroidota bacterium genome harbors these coding sequences:
- the hemB gene encoding porphobilinogen synthase yields MSNQINNFQRLRRTRMNPVIRSMVRETELSKNDFIYPLFAVPGNKFKKEVSSMPGVYQLSVDEIVRECVEVKTLGIPAVILFGIPEKKDEIGSGAYDPNGIIQQAVRAIKKEVPELYVITDVCLCEYTSHGHCGIVKGDEIVNDASRQLLAQEALTHAQAGADMVAPSDMFDGRVNAIREMLDKNNFLNLPIMSYAAKYASGFYGPFREAAESTPQFGDRRSHQMDPANSDEALREVEADIEEGADIVMVKPALPYLDIIRRVKDTFNIPIAAYNVSGEYSMIKAAGKMGWIDEERVMLEVLTGIKRAGADMILTYFAKDAAKLL; encoded by the coding sequence ATGAGTAACCAAATTAATAACTTTCAGCGGCTTCGTCGGACGAGAATGAATCCAGTTATCCGCTCGATGGTGCGCGAAACCGAGCTTTCTAAAAACGATTTTATATATCCACTGTTTGCAGTTCCGGGGAATAAATTTAAGAAAGAAGTATCATCGATGCCCGGTGTCTATCAATTGTCAGTTGATGAAATCGTGCGCGAGTGCGTTGAAGTAAAAACGCTCGGAATACCTGCGGTCATTCTTTTCGGCATCCCCGAGAAGAAAGATGAAATCGGCAGCGGCGCCTACGACCCGAACGGAATAATCCAGCAGGCAGTTCGTGCAATAAAAAAGGAAGTCCCTGAGCTTTATGTTATTACCGATGTATGTCTATGTGAATACACCTCGCACGGACACTGCGGAATAGTTAAGGGAGATGAAATAGTAAACGATGCATCAAGACAACTGCTCGCTCAAGAAGCGCTTACTCACGCACAAGCCGGCGCGGATATGGTTGCACCATCGGATATGTTCGACGGTCGTGTAAATGCGATTAGAGAAATGTTAGATAAAAATAATTTCCTCAATCTACCGATAATGTCGTACGCTGCAAAGTATGCATCGGGGTTTTACGGACCTTTCCGTGAGGCAGCCGAAAGCACGCCGCAATTCGGTGATAGGCGTTCGCACCAGATGGATCCTGCAAACTCTGACGAAGCGTTACGCGAAGTTGAAGCCGATATCGAGGAAGGCGCTGATATAGTTATGGTAAAACCTGCACTTCCCTATCTCGATATAATCAGAAGAGTGAAAGACACATTCAACATACCTATTGCTGCCTACAATGTTAGCGGTGAATACTCGATGATCAAAGCCGCGGGAAAGATGGGCTGGATCGACGAAGAAAGAGTGATGCTGGAAGTATTAACAGGAATCAAACGCGCGGGCGCCGATATGATTTTAACTTATTTTGCCAAGGATGC
- a CDS encoding VOC family protein, which translates to MQIDHFVLTVNDIEETIKFYKSVVGADVLDYEAWKSGGAKYPALLFTLQKIILHTPATKADINAANPQTGSADFCFHWDGNISAAVEHLAQHGVSVELGPVERIGTHGKGKSVFFRDPEGNLLEFISYLP; encoded by the coding sequence ATGCAAATTGACCATTTTGTTTTAACCGTAAACGACATCGAAGAAACTATTAAGTTCTACAAAAGCGTAGTCGGCGCGGATGTCCTCGATTACGAAGCTTGGAAATCCGGGGGGGCAAAATACCCGGCGCTTCTTTTCACGCTCCAAAAAATTATTCTTCATACACCAGCCACAAAAGCCGATATTAACGCTGCAAACCCTCAAACCGGCAGCGCTGATTTTTGTTTCCACTGGGACGGAAATATTTCCGCCGCAGTCGAACATCTGGCGCAACATGGAGTATCCGTCGAGCTTGGACCTGTCGAGAGAATCGGAACTCACGGAAAAGGTAAGAGCGTTTTCTTCAGAGACCCGGAAGGGAATTTACTTGAGTTTATAAGTTATTTGCCATAA
- a CDS encoding alpha/beta fold hydrolase, translating to MKANINGTNISYTISGNSDGLPVVFIHGFPFNSSMWTPQIKSISVKYRAITFDVRGHGESDYDDGQFLIEFFVDDLIGLLDYLKIEKTVLVGLSMGGYIALRAIERNPERVAALVLCDTKSAADTNEVKIRRARQIQIVKSVGIARFAEDFLKSIFSEETFIRLLNIVDMIRNIVLKTSPLSVASTLIALAARTDTTQALPDIKVPTLIMVGEKDTLTTPADALEMKNRIPNSEMHIIPNAAHMSNLENTAAFNKHLFNFLQKIFK from the coding sequence ATGAAAGCCAACATAAACGGAACAAATATTAGTTACACAATATCCGGAAATAGCGACGGATTACCGGTTGTATTCATTCATGGTTTTCCTTTCAACAGTTCTATGTGGACTCCTCAGATAAAATCAATTTCCGTAAAATACCGTGCGATTACTTTCGATGTAAGAGGTCACGGCGAAAGTGATTACGACGACGGGCAATTCTTGATTGAATTTTTTGTTGATGATTTAATCGGACTGCTCGATTATTTAAAAATTGAGAAAACTGTTTTAGTAGGACTTTCGATGGGCGGCTATATCGCACTTCGAGCAATTGAACGAAATCCGGAGAGGGTTGCCGCATTGGTTTTGTGCGATACAAAATCTGCCGCTGACACGAACGAGGTAAAAATTCGAAGAGCGCGGCAGATACAAATTGTGAAGAGTGTGGGCATTGCCCGTTTTGCAGAGGATTTTTTAAAATCTATTTTTTCGGAAGAAACTTTTATCCGACTTCTGAACATCGTTGATATGATTAGGAACATTGTTTTGAAAACTTCGCCACTCTCTGTTGCTTCGACGTTAATTGCACTTGCGGCTCGAACCGATACTACTCAAGCTTTACCGGATATAAAAGTTCCAACATTAATAATGGTAGGCGAGAAAGATACACTCACAACACCCGCCGATGCTTTGGAGATGAAAAATCGGATACCGAATTCGGAGATGCACATAATTCCCAATGCCGCACACATGAGCAATTTAGAGAACACAGCTGCATTCAATAAGCACCTTTTTAATTTTTTGCAGAAGATTTTTAAATAA